A single region of the Undibacterium piscinae genome encodes:
- a CDS encoding DUF4115 domain-containing protein, with protein MLDQISVPASVVAPAVVPVPNVPLVVPASSVEVVGLQNPRVSELDKVASAALLSAEAKQSIGTMNNVQATAGKAIVAVSDAVNDVMTLKFRQDSWVQVKKENGTVVTSHLAKAGTEESFSVKEPLQVRIGNAAGVDGLLRGHPLEILPGNGSNVVNLNVK; from the coding sequence GTGCTTGATCAGATTAGTGTTCCCGCATCGGTAGTTGCGCCTGCTGTTGTTCCCGTACCTAATGTTCCGCTTGTTGTTCCAGCTTCGTCAGTTGAAGTGGTGGGTTTGCAGAATCCGAGGGTAAGCGAGTTGGATAAGGTAGCCTCTGCTGCGTTGCTCAGTGCGGAAGCTAAGCAGTCTATTGGGACGATGAATAATGTGCAAGCAACTGCTGGGAAGGCGATTGTTGCAGTGTCCGATGCAGTGAATGATGTGATGACATTGAAGTTTCGTCAGGATTCTTGGGTACAGGTAAAAAAGGAAAATGGCACTGTCGTTACTTCGCATCTGGCGAAAGCTGGTACTGAAGAATCATTTAGCGTGAAGGAGCCACTGCAAGTGCGGATTGGTAATGCCGCTGGTGTTGATGGCTTGTTGCGCGGGCATCCGCTCGAAATTTTGCCGGGTAATGGCAGTAACGTCGTTAATTTGAATGTGAAGTAA